CGGCCGCGGGATATCGACTGTGATGATCTTTTTGACCATGGCGGGCGCCGCGCTAAGCACCGCGATGCGGTCACAGAGCATCACCGCTTCGTCAAGATTGTGGGTAACGAGAATGACGGTTTTCCTTTCCTGCTCCCAAATGCGCAAGAGCTCTTCGCGCATCAATAAGCGCGTCTGGGCATCGAGATTAGCGAACGGCTCGTCCATCAGAATGACTTCGGGATCGTTGGCGAGCGCGCGAGCGATGGCCACCTTCTGCTTCATGCCGCCAGATAATTCGTAGGGCCGCGAGTTAGCAAAATCGCCGAGCTTGACGAGATCGAGAAAAGCTTTGCTGACCCGCTTCAAAACCGACGGCTGCTCCAGGCGAAATTCATCGCCCAGCGGCACGTTCTCTTCCACAGTGCGCCAGGGCATCAACGCCGACTCCTGAAACACCATGGCGACCATGGATTTGGTGCGCTGCTCGCCGTCAAAGCGCACCGAGCCAAGGGTCGGCGTCTCTAGCCCCGCGATGATTTGCAACAACGTCGTCTTGCCGCAACCGGTCGGGCCGATGACGCCGAAAAACTCACGGTCATTCACATCGAAACTGATCCCGCCAAGCGCCCGGGTTGCGCCATGCGAGGTTTCGAAGTGCTTGCTAACAGCGTGAATCAGGACTTTCATAGTCGCGCGTTCGCGCACCCGTTTCGGGTTTCGAGTTTTAACCCGAAACCCAAGACTCGAAACCCGGAACATTCCTACCCGAGAAAGTCTTCCAGCTTCACATTCACCAACCCCTGCGGTTTCACCGGTTCGA
This region of Deltaproteobacteria bacterium genomic DNA includes:
- a CDS encoding ABC transporter ATP-binding protein, yielding MFRVSSLGFRVKTRNPKRVRERATMKVLIHAVSKHFETSHGATRALGGISFDVNDREFFGVIGPTGCGKTTLLQIIAGLETPTLGSVRFDGEQRTKSMVAMVFQESALMPWRTVEENVPLGDEFRLEQPSVLKRVSKAFLDLVKLGDFANSRPYELSGGMKQKVAIARALANDPEVILMDEPFANLDAQTRLLMREELLRIWEQERKTVILVTHNLDEAVMLCDRIAVLSAAPAMVKKIITVDIPRPRTMQSTRTPEFGRCVDEIWNLLRHDVDQAQRDSHS